A part of Rhinoderma darwinii isolate aRhiDar2 chromosome 1, aRhiDar2.hap1, whole genome shotgun sequence genomic DNA contains:
- the LOC142699531 gene encoding oocyte zinc finger protein XlCOF29-like, which translates to MIFSNLRRVTLSDVCCTRSSSSSSFLIFSSTTFLLLNDPPRMDKDRNEMSRRILDFTLEIIYLLSGEEYTIVKKTSGDCTNPIIHESGGWSSSQRPITEPPPHSRIHEKKILDLIYKMTELLTGEVTLLGMLGNSTVTALEVSG; encoded by the exons atgattttttcaaatctgagacgtgtcactttatctg acgtctgctgtactagatcctccagttcctccagttttctcatcttctcctccacaacgttccttcttctgaatgacccaccaaggatggacaaggacaggaatgagatgagcagaagaatattagacttcaccttggagatcatctacctgttgagcggagag gagtacacaatagtgaagaagacatcgggtgactgtacgaatcccatcatccatgagtcaggaggatggagtagTAGTCAGAGGCCCATCACAGAGcccccccctcactcccggatacatgagaagaagatcttagatctgatctacaagatgactgagctgctgactggagaggtgacactgctgggaatgctgggaaattctacagtaacagcactggaggtgtctgggtaa